One stretch of Oryzias latipes chromosome 7, ASM223467v1 DNA includes these proteins:
- the abt1 gene encoding activator of basal transcription 1 isoform X1 yields MRQTQKGLWRAESACVISPGLYFRARGEPLQHIMDADEVIVSSAEPQTQSEMMVEEDRMSSDLVEDDASRDQASEEKAAVKKTTTSCQGRKCVPGIVYLGHIPPRLRPKHLRNMLSVYGEIGRIFLQPEDHQVRRKKKKSGLRRCDFTEGWVEFRDKRVAKRVAASLHNTPMGTRKRQRFSSDLWCIKYLHRFQWTHLSERLAYEQTVLQQRLRTEVSQAKRETNFYLNNVEKSTRMDDRGRKRRSQAEQVDTKLWEFTQRQTEEEIQNKKKKKHNDYVNQKNREKVQLIQQKSQSNVSLLCKIFSSNQSE; encoded by the exons ATGAGACAAACACAGAAGGGTCTGTGGAGGGCGGAGTCCGCGTGTGTCATCTCACCTGGATTATATTTCAG GGCGAGGGGAGAACCGCTTCAGCACATCATGGATGCAGATGAGGTCATCGTCAGCTCTGCAGAGCCACAGACACAGAG TGAGATGATGGTGGAGGAGGACAGGATGAGCTCAGATCTGGTCGAGGATGACGCCTCCAGAGATCAGGCTTCAGAAGAAAAGGCTGCAGTAAAGAAAACCACAACTTCCTGTCAGGGCAGGAAGTGCGTTCCAGGTATTGTTTACCTGGGTCACATCCCGCCAAGGCTCCGCCCCAAACACCTGAGGAACATGCTGTCCGTGTACGGAGAGATCGGACGGATCTTCCTGCAGCCTGAag ACCACCAagtgaggaggaagaagaagaagtctgGGCTGCGAAGGTGTGACTTCACTGAAGGCTGGGTGGAGTTCAGGGACAAACGAGTGGCTAAAAGGGTGGCGGCGTCTCTTCACAACACGCCGATGGGAACCAGAAAACGCCAGCGCTTCTCCTCAGACCTGTGGTGTATCAAG TACTTGCACAGGTTTCAGTGGACTCACCTGAGCGAGCGATTGGCCTATGAGCAGACAGTGTTGCAGCAGCGACTGAGGACAGAAGTTTCTCAGGCGAAGAGGGAGACCAACTTCTACCTGAACAACGTGGAGAAGAGCACTCGCATGGATGACAGGGGACGGAAGAGGCGGAGCCAAGCAGAACAG GTGGACACTAAGCTGTGGGAGTTTACACAGcgtcagacagaggaggagatccagaataagaagaagaagaagcacaaTGACTACGTTAACCAGAAGAATCGGGAAAAAGTGCAGCTCATTCAGCAGAAGAGCCAGTCAAACGTGTCGCTGTTGTGCAAGATTTTCAGCTCCAACCAGTCAGAGTGA
- the abt1 gene encoding activator of basal transcription 1 isoform X2 — protein MDADEVIVSSAEPQTQSEMMVEEDRMSSDLVEDDASRDQASEEKAAVKKTTTSCQGRKCVPGIVYLGHIPPRLRPKHLRNMLSVYGEIGRIFLQPEDHQVRRKKKKSGLRRCDFTEGWVEFRDKRVAKRVAASLHNTPMGTRKRQRFSSDLWCIKYLHRFQWTHLSERLAYEQTVLQQRLRTEVSQAKRETNFYLNNVEKSTRMDDRGRKRRSQAEQVDTKLWEFTQRQTEEEIQNKKKKKHNDYVNQKNREKVQLIQQKSQSNVSLLCKIFSSNQSE, from the exons ATGGATGCAGATGAGGTCATCGTCAGCTCTGCAGAGCCACAGACACAGAG TGAGATGATGGTGGAGGAGGACAGGATGAGCTCAGATCTGGTCGAGGATGACGCCTCCAGAGATCAGGCTTCAGAAGAAAAGGCTGCAGTAAAGAAAACCACAACTTCCTGTCAGGGCAGGAAGTGCGTTCCAGGTATTGTTTACCTGGGTCACATCCCGCCAAGGCTCCGCCCCAAACACCTGAGGAACATGCTGTCCGTGTACGGAGAGATCGGACGGATCTTCCTGCAGCCTGAag ACCACCAagtgaggaggaagaagaagaagtctgGGCTGCGAAGGTGTGACTTCACTGAAGGCTGGGTGGAGTTCAGGGACAAACGAGTGGCTAAAAGGGTGGCGGCGTCTCTTCACAACACGCCGATGGGAACCAGAAAACGCCAGCGCTTCTCCTCAGACCTGTGGTGTATCAAG TACTTGCACAGGTTTCAGTGGACTCACCTGAGCGAGCGATTGGCCTATGAGCAGACAGTGTTGCAGCAGCGACTGAGGACAGAAGTTTCTCAGGCGAAGAGGGAGACCAACTTCTACCTGAACAACGTGGAGAAGAGCACTCGCATGGATGACAGGGGACGGAAGAGGCGGAGCCAAGCAGAACAG GTGGACACTAAGCTGTGGGAGTTTACACAGcgtcagacagaggaggagatccagaataagaagaagaagaagcacaaTGACTACGTTAACCAGAAGAATCGGGAAAAAGTGCAGCTCATTCAGCAGAAGAGCCAGTCAAACGTGTCGCTGTTGTGCAAGATTTTCAGCTCCAACCAGTCAGAGTGA